A stretch of the uncultured Trichococcus sp. genome encodes the following:
- a CDS encoding NAD(P)/FAD-dependent oxidoreductase yields the protein MNNAEQKRYEAIIVGGGLAGLTSAVFLSQAGKKILLIEKNAEFGGLVNSFERDGFVFDAGARAILGVVLAMLKDLNLDIEVVSSKVSLGVEDKIIGIEGPNSVGEYRDLLVSLYPDSVEDIDKFIEVMIRIMKLIDIIYGIDNPLFKDIKRDKAYFLKELLPWLPKFMFAMSRIERLSKPCEEDLKELIKDPSLIDIISQHFFKGTPTFFALSYFTLYSSYVYPKGGTGKLAEALVEKIQAFNGDILPNTVVKKIHADQQVIVDENNNEYYYEDLVWAADLKTFYNITDPGNLAPKIREKFETTKALMAKGRPSESVFSLYLEVDLPVSYFKESFNGHLFYTPSRKGLGNINKSELKGMLEKWGETDKEEVLSWLDRFLEYNTYEIAIPAMRDSDLAPEGKTGLIVSLLMEAELFYKVEESGWYEAFRREIENKIISVLSESLCPELKDKVEKQFSFTPLSVENRVGSTGGAIVGWSFEAPIPVIYKMQQVNKSVLTPIPNIYQVGQWAYNPAGTPTCIITGKLAADRITKKNK from the coding sequence CTTATAGAAAAAAATGCCGAATTTGGTGGATTAGTAAACTCATTTGAAAGGGATGGTTTCGTTTTTGATGCTGGAGCCAGAGCCATTTTAGGAGTCGTTTTGGCGATGCTGAAAGACTTGAATCTTGATATTGAGGTTGTCTCAAGCAAGGTTTCCCTGGGCGTTGAGGATAAAATCATCGGCATCGAAGGCCCAAATTCTGTTGGCGAATACAGAGATTTGTTGGTGAGCCTCTATCCCGATAGCGTAGAGGATATCGATAAATTCATAGAAGTCATGATCAGAATAATGAAGCTGATCGATATCATCTATGGCATCGATAATCCATTATTTAAAGATATCAAGCGGGATAAAGCGTATTTTTTAAAAGAACTTTTGCCATGGTTGCCGAAGTTTATGTTCGCAATGAGCAGGATTGAAAGGCTTTCCAAACCCTGCGAGGAGGATCTCAAGGAGCTTATTAAAGATCCGTCCCTTATCGATATCATTTCACAACATTTTTTCAAAGGCACACCAACATTTTTTGCATTGAGTTATTTCACGTTGTACAGCAGCTATGTGTACCCAAAAGGGGGTACAGGCAAGCTTGCCGAAGCATTGGTGGAAAAAATACAAGCATTCAATGGTGACATACTCCCGAATACGGTTGTAAAAAAAATCCATGCCGACCAACAGGTAATTGTCGATGAAAACAACAACGAATACTATTATGAAGACCTTGTTTGGGCTGCAGACCTAAAAACTTTTTACAATATTACTGATCCGGGTAACCTGGCCCCAAAAATAAGGGAAAAGTTTGAAACAACAAAGGCATTGATGGCAAAAGGCAGGCCTAGCGAATCTGTCTTCTCGCTCTATTTGGAAGTCGATTTGCCGGTGTCCTATTTTAAGGAGTCCTTCAATGGGCATCTGTTTTACACACCATCCAGAAAAGGTTTGGGTAACATCAATAAAAGTGAGCTCAAGGGAATGCTGGAAAAATGGGGAGAGACGGATAAAGAAGAAGTTCTTTCCTGGCTGGATCGTTTCCTGGAATACAACACTTATGAAATAGCCATCCCGGCTATGAGAGATTCTGACTTGGCCCCGGAAGGTAAAACGGGTTTGATAGTCAGTCTGCTTATGGAGGCAGAATTATTCTATAAAGTCGAAGAATCCGGCTGGTATGAGGCGTTCAGAAGGGAAATTGAAAATAAAATAATCAGTGTGCTTTCTGAAAGTTTATGCCCTGAGTTAAAAGATAAAGTGGAGAAACAATTTTCCTTTACACCTTTAAGTGTTGAAAACCGAGTCGGGAGCACGGGTGGGGCAATCGTGGGCTGGTCTTTTGAAGCCCCGATCCCGGTTATTTATAAAATGCAGCAAGTCAACAAATCAGTACTTACGCCTATTCCGAACATTTATCAAGTAGGGCAATGGGCATACAATCCAGCCGGAACACCCACTTGTATCATTACAGGGAAATTAGCCGCTGACAGGATAACCAAAAAAAACAAGTGA